The DNA segment CGCGCGCGGGGTCGCCGCGCTCGTCTCGGTGGTGAGCGGGCTCGCCCTCGCGCTCTCGGCGACCCGCGCACGCGCGCGCCCCGCGCGAGGGGGGAGAGAGCCGCGAGGGGCGGCCGCGCGCGCGCTCGCGGCGGTGGCGCCAGGCCTCGTCGCCTCGGTCGCGACGCTGCTGACCTTCCAGCTCGCCGCTGCGGGCCGTGTCCCCACGGCGCTCGCGGCGGCGCCCATGCTGGGTTTGCTCGTCCGGGAGGTTGTCGCCTACCGTAGCGCGCGATGAGCAGCTCATCCTCGATCCCCGTACGCGCTGCGCTCCCCGAGCCCATCCGCTTCGAGCGCTTCCCCGCCTCCGAGCACGTCGTGCTGGTGCACGGGGGCGCCGGGGCCGTGCCCGAGGCGTCGCGCGCCGCGCACGCGGCCGGTTGTCTACGCGCTGCGCACGCGGGGGCCGAGGTGCTCCGCGCGGGCGGCCGAGCCCTCGACGCCGTGTGCGCCGCGGTGATCGTCCTCGAGGACGATCCGCTCTTCAACGCAGGGACCGGGGCCTGCCTCGACGAGTCAGGCGCGCTCTCGCTCGACGCGGCGGTCATGGACGGGCAGCGCCTCGACGCGGGCGCGGTCGCGTGCCTCCCCGCGTTCGCGAACCCCGTACGCATCGCCCTGCGCGTGCTCGAGGCGGGCGGGCCCATCCTGCTCTCCGGGGAGGGCGCCCGGGTCTACGCGGTGGCCCAAGGCTTCGCGCCCGCGGGCGACGCCATGGTAACCTCGGCCGCACGCGCGAACCTCGCGGACGCGAAGACCCGCGGCGCTACGCTGGGGTGGGCCGGTGGGACCGTAGGCGCGGTCGCCCGCGACGCGCGCGGGCACGTGGCAGCGGCGACCAGCACGGGCGGCAAGACCAACAAGAAGATCGGCCGCGTGGGCGACACGCCGATCCTCGGAGCGGGCACCTACGCCGACGACGCGCTCGGCGCGGCCTCGGCCACCGGCGACGGCGAGGCCTTCATGCGGCTCTTGCTCTCGAAGTCGGCGGTCGACGCGCTCGCAGCTGGCCGCGCCGACGCGGCGCGCGAGGT comes from the Myxococcales bacterium genome and includes:
- a CDS encoding isoaspartyl peptidase/L-asparaginase is translated as MSSSSSIPVRAALPEPIRFERFPASEHVVLVHGGAGAVPEASRAAHAAGCLRAAHAGAEVLRAGGRALDAVCAAVIVLEDDPLFNAGTGACLDESGALSLDAAVMDGQRLDAGAVACLPAFANPVRIALRVLEAGGPILLSGEGARVYAVAQGFAPAGDAMVTSAARANLADAKTRGATLGWAGGTVGAVARDARGHVAAATSTGGKTNKKIGRVGDTPILGAGTYADDALGAASATGDGEAFMRLLLSKSAVDALAAGRADAAREVIAHLGARLGALGGILLVSPRGEASFARNTETMSYGVVGPGFEVCGT